The Miscanthus floridulus cultivar M001 unplaced genomic scaffold, ASM1932011v1 fs_647_7_8, whole genome shotgun sequence genome contains the following window.
ACTGTAAATTAACACACTACATGACAAGTAAAATAACACGTCCTTTCCAAAGTTTACTAGTACTTTTTTGTAACCGAAAGTAATCAGTACATGACAATTAAACATCAAAATTAGTGGATTACTGACATAGCCTACGTACTTCTAAAGTATATTTTATCTAGAAAATTGAACTGGTTACCTGTTTGTCTTTAATAGAATCAAACTTATGAACAATCCAACAATACAAGGTATTCGAGAAAGCAtttaaattaaacaagttttctaGAAGAAATCTACAGAGAGCTTTGGCATCAATGCAAATATGCAGGCACACTAGCATTTGGTATCTCTAGGAGTGCTTACAGAGAAAAAGGAGAAAGCAGAAGCTACCCTTTTGTTTCTTTTCAAGTGAATGAAATTATTTGCACAGCCAAGTGAATGAACAAGATGATTTGCCACAGTGGCATACCTCTCGTTGCTTTCTTTCCAGTTCCATATGATTGATTATTCCATCAATGCTCCAGTTTGTCACAGTTGGAATTGGGGAAGTGCAAGGAAACAGAATCTCAACATCTTCCCTTGTACCATACACGGCAGCCAACTCTATTGGAAATCTACCATACTGTTGAGAGCATCACAAACAATATATTCAATGTATAagaaagtacaaatggacacttcCAATAAAAAAAATACTGATTTCAGGATAATTATGCTCCCTGAGAGGCTTAATGAAACAATGTAATACCACAAAATAGATGCCTAATAAAATCACTTGTCCATATTGCGATGGAGTAATTCTTGTCTACCCCAAAACTTCCTTGATCCCAAACCAACAAAATGGGCCAAAGCAGTGCTATAGGTTATAGATCCAGACCAATAAACTGTGCATAGCAAGGGGTGGGGACGGGCAAAGTTTCACAAGCTTGTATGTGAAGATAATTGATGATACTTTCACTAGTTTTAACACAGTAGACCATGTGTATCCAGATGTTTGAGGGAAACAGTAGACCCAACTTGTATCGATATAGGTATATATAATTGAATAACGAAACAACGTGCAATACCCTGAACGGCAAACATCTAAACAGCTACAGAACCACAGTACTGTAAACTGTGAGCATCTATATCGAACCAGTGCCATGAACCTACTCGTAAAAGGTGAGAAATGTTGAAAGTGCGCCTAAATCAGATCAGTGAGTCAATTGGTGCTCAGATGTTCAAAACTAATGCCCTTTTTCTTTTGGAAGCCAACAGACTTCTATGCCACTTTCAATTTTCCTTCATGAACAGACTTCTAATGAGCATTTTTTTTCAGGAGACAGGAGCTATGTTATATAAATAGTGTTAAAAGGCAGTACGACCAGAACTATTTGAAGTTAAGCAGCCTACAGTGATAGTGTGAACAAGAGAGAAGGCTCACCCAGTCAGTAGTGTTGGGGTTTGCACCAGCCTCCAACAAGCACTTGATAGCTTCGGTTAAGCCTTCCTGCGCAACCCTTGCCAAAGGATTACCAATGCCATTCACTTCAGCTCCAGCCTACCAGTTTATGTATCAAAGATGAGATGTTTTCTCCATATATAACTTGACAGTTCATAAATATCACACAAGACTCATAGTAGAGAATACTATACCTGAATCAATAGCTTTAGACAAGACAAGGAAGGAGTGTGCAATGCTATGGTCAAAGGTGTTGACAGATTTACTTCCTTGTTGGGCTAGGTAGTAAAACAGtgtaaagtaatctgttgctcTCCCCTGTACGCGCGGCAGGGGCATGCGCtgaaagggctcccctgctgctgcaccGTAGCCGCGGCAGGGACAGACGctgaaaggctcccctgccgcactatAGCCATAGCAGGGGCAGGCATCAAAGTCAGCCCTactatcacatctagtcactgtagcagtctggaatgtctgtgtactaggattagatgggtagagttgtatatataactTCCAACTGCTACTCAATAAAGTGAGAGAGTTCAGTTTTGTCATCTCCTCTGCAAAGCTCCGCCCAACGCTAGTGCTTGTGCTATGTatgtgcgctctgttctccctcccggTGACCAGTCGGCTCACCCGGTGACCAGTCCCGGGTCCAACAAGTGAGCAACATCaccgagttcgtggatgccttccacgactaTGAGGAGGTGCAGTtccgtaggctggacgacatcggcggcggcacagggtcctcaggcctggtgggtcggctgctcaatgacctagtgctgcttctcgtcagtgtagaggaaccacccacgttcacgctggCCGAGAGCGATGAAAATTGACGACggacgatgctggaggagatgaaggtgatcgaggaaaacgagacttgggagctcgtcgatccaccttcaGGATGCTGTCTGATTGCCTGAAGTGGGCGTACAAGGTTAAGCAGGACGAGCGCGGCGCTATTGTgaagcacaaggcgtgcctcatcgctcgaggctttgtccagcgcgagggcatcgatttcgaggaagtctttgcgccggtagcgcgcatggagtctattcGACTGCTGgtggctttggcagcagcgaaggactagCGCGTTGAAAGCtgtagtttagttttggtgaattgatgaaaccctaagtgctaacctagtttatcaaagtgatcatgagataggtaacacatttcaagtgatgaagcaaataaagatcatgacatgatgatggtgatgccatggtaataatcaagtgcttggacttgaaaagaagaaagagaaaaacaaaaggctcaaggaaaaggtataagtggtaagagccattttgttttagtgatcgagacacttagagagtgtgatcacatttaggatcgatagccgtactattaagaggggtgaaactcgtatcgaaatgcggttatcaaagtgacactagatgctctaactcattgcatatgcatttaggatctagtagagtgctaacacccttgaaaatattttgtgaaaatatgctaacacatgtgcacaaggtgatacacttggtggttggcatatttgagcaagggttagaaacttc
Protein-coding sequences here:
- the LOC136532537 gene encoding uncharacterized protein, encoding MRHALCFTIAPRSSCLTLYAHFRQSDSILKPNKEVNLSTPLTIALHTPSLSCLKLLIQAGAEVNGIGNPLARVAQEGLTEAIKCLLEAGANPNTTDWYGRFPIELAAVYGTREDVEILFPCTSPIPTVTNWSIDGIINHMELERKQREDDDFVEARKSDLKRQGGDAFKKQDYINSSAFYTQ